A section of the Pseudomonas flavescens genome encodes:
- the gltA gene encoding citrate synthase has translation MADKKAQLIIEGAAPVELPVLSGTVGPDVIDVRSLTATGNFTFDPGFMSTASCESKITYIDGDKGILLHRGYPIEQLAEKADYLDTCYLLLNGELPDEEQKAAFVSTIKNHTMVHEQLKTFFNGFRRDAHPMAVMCGVVGALSAFYHDSLDIKNPQHRDISAMRLVAKMPTIAAMVYKYSKGEPMMYPRNDLSYAENFLHMMFNTPCETKPISPVLAKAMDRIFILHADHEQNASTSTVRLAGSSGANPFACIAAGIAALWGPAHGGANEAVLAMLDEIGDVSNIDKFIAKAKDKDDPFKLMGFGHRVYKNFDPRAQVMKQTCDEVLAELGINDPQLELAMKLDEIARNDPYFKERNLYPNVDFYSGIILKAIGIPTSMFTVIFALARTVGWISHWKEMLSSPYKIGRPRQLYTGPTKRDIK, from the coding sequence ATGGCTGACAAAAAAGCGCAGTTGATCATCGAGGGCGCAGCCCCCGTCGAGCTGCCCGTTTTATCCGGCACCGTTGGCCCTGATGTGATCGACGTGCGAAGCCTGACCGCCACGGGCAATTTCACTTTCGACCCCGGTTTCATGTCGACCGCTTCCTGCGAGTCGAAGATCACCTACATTGATGGTGACAAGGGCATCCTGCTGCACCGCGGCTACCCGATCGAGCAACTTGCCGAGAAAGCCGACTACCTGGATACCTGCTACCTGCTGCTCAATGGTGAACTGCCAGACGAAGAGCAGAAAGCCGCCTTCGTCAGCACCATCAAGAACCACACCATGGTTCACGAACAGCTGAAGACCTTCTTCAACGGTTTCCGCCGTGACGCCCACCCGATGGCCGTCATGTGTGGCGTGGTTGGCGCCCTCTCCGCCTTCTATCACGACTCCCTGGACATCAAGAACCCGCAGCACCGCGATATTTCCGCGATGCGCCTGGTCGCCAAGATGCCGACCATCGCCGCCATGGTGTACAAGTACTCCAAGGGCGAACCGATGATGTACCCGCGCAACGACCTGAGCTACGCGGAAAACTTCCTGCACATGATGTTCAACACGCCGTGCGAGACCAAGCCGATCAGCCCGGTGCTGGCCAAGGCGATGGACCGGATCTTCATCCTCCACGCCGACCACGAGCAGAACGCCTCCACCTCCACCGTTCGCCTTGCCGGCTCCTCGGGTGCCAACCCGTTCGCCTGTATCGCTGCCGGTATCGCTGCGCTCTGGGGCCCGGCCCACGGTGGCGCCAACGAAGCGGTTCTGGCGATGCTGGACGAAATCGGTGACGTATCGAACATCGACAAGTTCATCGCCAAGGCCAAGGACAAGGACGATCCGTTCAAGCTCATGGGCTTCGGGCACCGCGTCTACAAGAACTTCGACCCACGCGCCCAGGTCATGAAGCAGACCTGCGATGAAGTACTGGCCGAGCTGGGCATCAATGACCCGCAGCTGGAACTGGCGATGAAGCTCGACGAAATCGCCCGTAACGATCCTTACTTCAAGGAACGTAACCTGTACCCGAACGTCGACTTCTACTCGGGCATCATCCTCAAGGCCATCGGCATTCCGACCAGCATGTTCACCGTGATCTTCGCTCTGGCGCGCACCGTCGGCTGGATCTCGCACTGGAAAGAAATGCTCTCCAGCCCGTACAAGATTGGCCGTCCACGCCAGCTGTACACCGGCCCGACCAAGCGCGATATCAAGTAA
- the sdhC gene encoding succinate dehydrogenase, cytochrome b556 subunit, producing MNSQRPVNLDLRTIKLPVTAYTSILHRISGVILFLGIAVLLFGLDKSLSSEEGFAQVKECLTSPLAKFVIWGLLSALLYHLVAGVRHLIMDAGVGETLEGGKLGSKIVLVVSAILIVLLGVWIW from the coding sequence GTGAATAGCCAACGACCTGTAAACTTAGACCTTCGGACGATAAAACTCCCAGTCACTGCTTACACGTCCATTCTTCACCGTATATCCGGCGTGATCCTTTTCCTCGGCATTGCCGTGCTGCTGTTCGGGCTCGACAAATCGCTGTCATCGGAAGAGGGCTTCGCCCAGGTGAAAGAATGCTTGACCAGCCCGCTGGCCAAGTTCGTGATCTGGGGACTTCTGTCCGCTCTGCTGTACCACCTGGTGGCCGGTGTGCGCCACTTGATCATGGATGCTGGAGTCGGTGAGACGCTGGAAGGCGGCAAGCTGGGTTCCAAAATCGTACTCGTCGTATCGGCGATCCTGATCGTGCTGCTGGGGGTGTGGATATGGTAA
- the sdhD gene encoding succinate dehydrogenase, hydrophobic membrane anchor protein: MVTNVTNFSRSGLYDWMAQRVSAVVLAAYVLFLLGYIVLNPGMGYAEWHGLFSNNAMRIFSLLTLVALGIHAWVGMWTISTDYLTQTALGKWATVVRFLFQATCGIAMFVFFVWGVQILWGF; this comes from the coding sequence ATGGTAACTAATGTCACGAATTTCTCGCGTTCGGGCCTCTATGACTGGATGGCACAACGCGTTTCTGCGGTCGTTCTCGCGGCTTACGTCCTGTTTCTGCTGGGCTACATCGTCCTGAATCCAGGCATGGGCTACGCCGAATGGCATGGTCTGTTCTCCAATAACGCAATGCGCATCTTCAGCTTGCTGACCCTCGTCGCGCTGGGCATCCACGCCTGGGTCGGCATGTGGACGATCTCCACCGACTACCTGACGCAGACCGCGCTGGGCAAGTGGGCCACCGTTGTGCGTTTTCTGTTCCAGGCCACGTGTGGCATCGCCATGTTCGTGTTCTTCGTCTGGGGCGTGCAGATTCTTTGGGGTTTCTGA
- the sdhA gene encoding succinate dehydrogenase flavoprotein subunit codes for MTSIRTLSYDAIIVGGGGAGMRAALQLAQGGHKTAVVTKVFPTRSHTVSAQGGITCAIASNDPNDDWRWHMYDTVKGSDYIGDQDAIEYMCSVGPEAVFELEHMGLPFSRTEQGRIYQRPFGGQSKGPDNPTQAARTCAAADRTGHALLHTLYQANLKAGTSFLNEWYAVDLVKNQDGAVVGVIAICIETGETVYIRSKAVVLATGGAGRIYASTTNALINTGDGVGMALRAGVPVQDIEMWQFHPTGIAGAGVLVTEGCRGEGGYLINAHGERFMERYAPNAKDLAGRDVVARSMVKEVIAGNGCGPDKDHVLLKLDHLGEEVLHSRLPGICELSKTFAHVDPVVAPVPVIPTCHYMMGGVATNIHGQAITQDANGVDRIIDGLFAVGEVACVSVHGANRLGGNSLLDLVVFGRAAGLHLEKALKEGVEVRGASETDIEQSLKRLSGVNERSTGEDVAPLRKELQQCMQNYFGVFRTGEYMKKGITQLADLRERIANVKISDKSQAFNTARIEALELQNLLEVAEATAIAADTRTESRGAHAREDYEDRDDTNWLCHSLYFPGEKRVTKRDVNFSPKTVPAFEPKVRTY; via the coding sequence ATGACTAGCATCCGTACTCTTTCCTATGACGCCATCATCGTTGGTGGTGGCGGTGCCGGTATGCGCGCTGCGCTGCAGCTGGCGCAGGGCGGCCACAAGACCGCAGTGGTAACCAAGGTTTTCCCGACCCGTTCCCACACCGTATCCGCTCAGGGTGGCATCACCTGTGCCATCGCGTCGAACGATCCGAACGACGACTGGCGCTGGCATATGTACGACACCGTCAAGGGCTCCGACTACATCGGTGACCAGGACGCGATCGAATACATGTGTTCCGTTGGTCCGGAAGCCGTGTTCGAGCTCGAGCACATGGGCCTGCCGTTCTCCCGTACCGAGCAGGGCCGCATCTATCAGCGTCCGTTCGGCGGCCAGTCCAAAGGCCCGGACAACCCGACTCAGGCGGCCCGTACTTGCGCCGCTGCCGACCGTACCGGTCACGCGTTGCTGCACACCCTTTACCAGGCCAACCTGAAAGCCGGTACCTCGTTCCTCAACGAGTGGTACGCAGTGGATCTGGTCAAGAACCAGGATGGCGCCGTCGTTGGCGTCATCGCCATCTGCATCGAAACCGGTGAAACCGTCTACATCCGTTCCAAGGCCGTGGTTCTGGCCACTGGCGGTGCTGGCCGTATCTACGCGTCCACCACCAACGCGCTGATCAACACCGGTGACGGTGTGGGCATGGCGCTGCGTGCTGGCGTGCCGGTGCAGGACATCGAAATGTGGCAGTTCCACCCGACCGGCATCGCCGGCGCCGGTGTACTGGTCACCGAAGGCTGCCGCGGTGAAGGTGGTTACCTGATCAACGCCCACGGCGAGCGTTTCATGGAGCGCTATGCGCCCAACGCCAAGGACCTTGCAGGTCGTGACGTAGTGGCCCGCTCCATGGTCAAGGAAGTCATCGCCGGCAACGGCTGTGGCCCTGACAAGGATCACGTACTGCTGAAGCTCGATCACCTCGGTGAGGAAGTGCTGCACAGCCGTCTGCCCGGCATCTGCGAGCTGTCCAAGACCTTCGCCCACGTCGACCCGGTCGTCGCGCCTGTTCCGGTCATTCCGACCTGCCACTACATGATGGGCGGCGTTGCCACCAACATCCATGGTCAGGCCATCACCCAGGACGCCAATGGCGTCGATCGCATCATCGACGGTCTGTTCGCCGTGGGCGAAGTGGCTTGCGTCTCGGTGCACGGTGCCAACCGTCTGGGTGGCAACTCGCTGCTCGACCTGGTGGTATTCGGCCGCGCCGCTGGCCTGCACCTGGAAAAAGCGCTGAAAGAAGGCGTGGAAGTCCGTGGCGCCAGCGAGACCGACATCGAGCAGTCGCTCAAGCGTCTGTCCGGCGTCAACGAGCGTAGCACCGGCGAAGACGTCGCACCGCTGCGCAAAGAGCTGCAACAGTGCATGCAGAACTACTTCGGCGTATTCCGTACCGGCGAATACATGAAGAAGGGCATCACTCAGCTGGCCGATCTGCGCGAGCGCATCGCCAACGTCAAGATCTCCGACAAGAGCCAGGCTTTCAACACGGCGCGCATCGAAGCGCTGGAGCTGCAGAACCTGCTGGAAGTCGCCGAAGCCACTGCTATCGCAGCCGATACCCGTACCGAGTCCCGCGGCGCCCACGCCCGTGAAGACTACGAGGATCGTGACGATACCAACTGGTTGTGCCACAGCCTGTACTTCCCGGGTGAGAAGCGCGTGACCAAGCGTGACGTCAACTTCTCGCCGAAGACGGTCCCGGCGTTTGAACCCAAAGTTCGTACTTATTAA
- a CDS encoding succinate dehydrogenase iron-sulfur subunit — translation MSLGKSLKVSVYRYNPEADKAPFMQEFDVEIDGKDLMVLDVLALIKEQDEGFSYRRSCREGVCGSDGMNISGKNGLACVTPISTVVKGNKLVIRPLPGLPVIRDLVVDMSIFYKQYEKVQPFLQNDTPAPAIERLQTPEEREKLDGLYECILCACCSTSCPSFWWNPDKFLGPAALLQAYRFLADSRDTKTAERLASLDDPFSVFRCRGIMNCVNVCPKGLNPTKAIGHVRNMLLQSGT, via the coding sequence ATGTCTCTTGGCAAAAGCTTGAAAGTCAGCGTTTATCGCTACAACCCGGAAGCGGACAAAGCGCCCTTCATGCAGGAATTCGACGTCGAGATCGACGGCAAGGACCTGATGGTGCTGGACGTGCTGGCCCTGATCAAGGAGCAGGACGAAGGCTTCTCCTACCGTCGCTCCTGCCGTGAAGGCGTCTGCGGTTCCGACGGCATGAACATCAGCGGCAAGAACGGCCTGGCCTGCGTCACGCCGATCTCCACCGTGGTCAAGGGCAACAAGCTGGTGATCCGCCCGCTGCCCGGGCTGCCGGTCATTCGTGACCTGGTCGTCGATATGAGCATCTTCTACAAGCAGTACGAGAAGGTGCAGCCGTTCCTGCAGAACGATACCCCGGCGCCCGCTATCGAGCGCCTGCAGACGCCGGAAGAGCGCGAGAAGCTGGACGGCCTGTACGAGTGCATTCTGTGCGCTTGCTGTTCGACCAGCTGCCCGTCGTTCTGGTGGAACCCGGACAAATTCCTGGGCCCGGCCGCGCTGTTGCAAGCCTATCGCTTCCTGGCTGACAGCCGTGATACCAAGACCGCGGAACGATTGGCGTCTTTGGATGATCCATTCAGTGTGTTCCGCTGCCGCGGCATCATGAACTGCGTGAACGTATGCCCCAAAGGGTTGAACCCAACCAAGGCAATCGGTCACGTTCGCAACATGCTGCTGCAGAGCGGTACCTGA
- a CDS encoding 2-oxoglutarate dehydrogenase E1 component, translating into MQESVMQRMWDSAHLSGGNAAYVEELYELYLHDPNAVPEEWRTYFDKLPSEGSTANDVSHSTIRDHFVLLAKNQRRAQPASAGTVSSEHEKKQVEVLRLIQAFRMRGHQAAQLDPLGLWQRSVPADLSISHYSLTDADLDTTFRTGGLAIGKEEATLREIRDALQQTYCRTIGSEFTHITDSEQRSWFQQRLESVRGRPQISAEAQSHLLERLTAAEGLEKYLGTKYPGTKRFGLEGGESLIPLLDEIIQRSGSYGTKEIVIGMAHRGRLNVLVNTFGKNPRDLFDEFEGKKVEGLSSGDVKYHQGFSSNVMTQGGEVHLALAFNPSHLEIVSPVVEGSVRARQDRRNDVAGDKVLPISLHGDAAFAGQGVVMETFQMSQTRAYKTGGTIHIVINNQVGFTTNRADDARSTEYSTDVAKMIQAPIFHVNGDDPEAVLFVTQLAVDYRMQYKRDVVIDLVCYRRRGHNEADEPSGTQPLMYQQIAKQRTTRELYAEALTNAGRLSAEAVQAPVDEYRTALDNGQHVVKSLVKEPNKELFVDWRPYLGHAWTARHDTRFDLKTLQDLSGKLLETPDGFVVQRQVGKIYEDRQKMGAGGLPLNWGYAETMAYATLLVEGHPIRITGQDVGRGTFSHRHAQLHNQKDGSAYLPLQNLYEGQPRFDLYDSFLSEEAVLAFEYGYATTTPNALVIWEAQFGDFANGAQVVFDQFISSGETKWGRLCGLTMLLPHGYEGQGPEHSSARLERYLQLCAEHNIQVAVPTTPAQIYHLLRRQVIRPLRKPLVVLTPKSLLRHKLAVSTLEDLAEGSFQTVIPEIDAIDPKKVERLVLCSGKVYYDLLEKRRAEGREDIAIVRLEQLYPFPEDDLAEVLAPYKNLKHIVWCQEEPMNQGAWYCSQHHMRRAASAHKKALVLEYAGRDASAAPACGYASMHAEQQEKLLQDAFTV; encoded by the coding sequence ATGCAAGAAAGCGTGATGCAGCGCATGTGGGACAGTGCCCACCTATCCGGTGGTAACGCTGCCTACGTGGAAGAGCTCTATGAGCTCTACCTGCACGATCCCAACGCCGTGCCGGAAGAATGGCGCACTTATTTCGATAAGTTGCCGTCCGAAGGCAGTACCGCCAATGACGTATCGCACTCGACGATTCGTGATCATTTCGTGTTGCTGGCCAAAAACCAGCGTCGCGCTCAGCCGGCATCAGCCGGGACCGTGAGCAGTGAACACGAGAAGAAGCAGGTCGAAGTGTTGCGGTTGATTCAGGCATTCCGCATGCGTGGCCACCAGGCGGCTCAGCTCGATCCGCTTGGGCTGTGGCAGCGTTCTGTTCCTGCTGATCTGTCGATCAGCCATTACAGCCTTACCGACGCGGATCTGGACACCACCTTCCGCACGGGTGGTCTGGCAATCGGCAAAGAAGAAGCTACTTTGCGGGAAATCCGCGATGCTTTGCAGCAGACATATTGTCGCACCATCGGCTCCGAGTTCACCCACATCACCGATTCCGAGCAACGCAGCTGGTTCCAGCAGCGTCTGGAAAGCGTGCGTGGCCGTCCTCAGATCTCCGCAGAGGCACAAAGCCACCTGCTCGAGCGTCTGACTGCCGCTGAAGGTCTGGAAAAATACCTGGGTACCAAATACCCGGGCACCAAGCGCTTCGGTCTGGAAGGCGGCGAGAGCCTGATCCCGTTGCTCGACGAAATCATCCAGCGCAGCGGTTCCTACGGCACCAAGGAAATCGTCATCGGCATGGCCCACCGTGGCCGTCTGAACGTTCTGGTCAACACCTTCGGCAAGAACCCGCGCGACCTGTTCGACGAGTTCGAAGGCAAGAAGGTCGAGGGCCTGAGCTCCGGTGACGTCAAATATCACCAGGGTTTCTCCTCGAACGTGATGACGCAGGGTGGCGAAGTGCACTTGGCGCTCGCGTTCAACCCGTCTCACCTGGAAATCGTTTCCCCGGTGGTCGAAGGTTCGGTACGTGCTCGTCAGGATCGTCGCAATGATGTGGCGGGCGACAAGGTTCTGCCGATTTCCCTCCACGGTGACGCGGCATTCGCCGGTCAGGGCGTGGTCATGGAAACCTTCCAGATGTCGCAGACCCGTGCTTACAAGACGGGCGGCACCATCCACATCGTGATCAACAACCAGGTTGGCTTCACCACCAACCGTGCTGACGATGCGCGCTCCACCGAGTACTCCACCGACGTTGCCAAGATGATCCAGGCGCCGATCTTCCATGTGAATGGCGATGATCCGGAAGCCGTGTTGTTCGTCACCCAATTGGCTGTCGACTACCGCATGCAGTACAAGCGTGACGTGGTCATCGACCTGGTCTGCTACCGCCGTCGTGGTCACAACGAGGCCGACGAGCCAAGTGGTACCCAGCCGCTGATGTATCAGCAGATCGCCAAGCAGCGCACCACCCGCGAGCTCTATGCCGAAGCGCTGACCAATGCAGGTCGCCTGTCGGCAGAGGCCGTGCAAGCGCCGGTCGACGAGTACCGCACGGCACTGGACAACGGTCAGCACGTGGTCAAGAGCCTGGTCAAGGAGCCGAACAAGGAATTGTTCGTCGATTGGCGTCCATACCTGGGTCATGCCTGGACCGCGCGCCACGACACCCGTTTCGATCTGAAAACCCTGCAGGACCTGTCCGGCAAACTGCTGGAAACCCCGGACGGCTTCGTCGTTCAGCGTCAGGTCGGCAAGATCTATGAAGATCGCCAGAAGATGGGCGCAGGCGGCTTGCCGCTGAACTGGGGCTATGCGGAAACCATGGCCTACGCGACCCTGCTCGTCGAGGGTCATCCGATCCGCATCACCGGTCAGGACGTGGGCCGTGGCACGTTCTCGCACCGCCACGCGCAACTGCACAACCAGAAGGACGGCAGTGCCTACCTTCCGCTGCAGAACCTGTATGAAGGTCAGCCGCGTTTCGATCTGTACGACTCCTTCCTGTCGGAAGAGGCGGTACTGGCATTCGAATACGGCTACGCCACCACCACGCCGAATGCGCTGGTGATCTGGGAAGCTCAGTTCGGCGATTTCGCCAACGGTGCTCAGGTGGTGTTCGACCAGTTCATTTCCAGTGGCGAAACCAAGTGGGGCCGTCTGTGCGGTCTGACCATGCTGCTGCCACACGGTTATGAAGGGCAGGGGCCGGAGCACTCCTCGGCACGTCTGGAGCGTTACCTGCAGCTGTGCGCCGAGCACAACATCCAGGTTGCCGTTCCGACCACGCCGGCGCAGATCTACCATCTGCTGCGTCGTCAGGTCATCCGTCCGCTGCGCAAGCCGCTGGTGGTGCTGACGCCGAAGTCGCTGCTGCGCCACAAGCTGGCCGTGTCGACGCTGGAAGATCTGGCCGAAGGCTCGTTCCAGACCGTCATCCCGGAAATCGATGCAATCGATCCGAAAAAGGTCGAGCGTCTGGTGCTGTGCAGCGGCAAGGTCTACTACGACCTGCTGGAGAAGCGCCGTGCCGAAGGCCGCGAAGATATCGCCATCGTGCGTCTCGAACAGCTCTATCCGTTCCCGGAAGACGACCTGGCCGAAGTTCTCGCTCCGTACAAGAACCTCAAGCACATCGTCTGGTGTCAGGAAGAACCGATGAATCAGGGCGCCTGGTATTGCAGCCAGCACCATATGCGTCGTGCTGCTTCGGCGCACAAGAAGGCGCTGGTGCTCGAGTATGCTGGTCGTGATGCCTCGGCTGCGCCTGCTTGTGGTTACGCTTCGATGCACGCCGAGCAGCAGGAAAAACTGCTGCAGGATGCCTTCACCGTTTAA